The Sphaerisporangium siamense genome includes the window CGAGCTCGAACTGACCTACGTCGTCATCGCCCACGACCTGTCGGTCGTCCGGCACATCAGCGACCGGGTCGCGGTCATGTACCTCGGCAAGATCGTCGAGATCGGCGCCAGCAAGAGCCTGTACGAGGCGCCGATGCACCCGTACACCAACGCCCTGCTGTCGGCCGTGCCGGTGCCCGACGTCAAGCTGCGGGGCGGGCGCGAGCGCATCCGCCTTCAGGGGGACGTGCCGAGCCCGCTCAACCCGCCGCCCGCGTGCCGCTTCCACACCCGCTGCTGGAAGGCGCAGGAGATCTGCAGGACCCAGGAGCCGCCGCTCGTCGAGCGGGCCGCCGACCACCAGGTCGCCTGCCACTTCCCGGAGAACGTCCCCGCCGAGGCCGTGCCCGGCGACGCGGGGGCGCAGGTGCCCGCCTGACACGCCGTGCCGGGCCGCACGTGCCCGGCACGTGCCCCGGGACGGTCAGGGGATCGTGCCCGGGGTGATCAGGCCGGTCTCGTAGGCCAGCACCACGGCCTGCACCCGGTCGCGCAGCGCCAGCTTGGTCAGCACGTTGCCGACGTGCGTCTTCACGGTCGTCTCGCTGACGACCAGCTCGGCGGCGATCTCGGCGTTGGACATGCCCCTGGCGATCAGGCGCAGCACCTCCAGCTCGCGCTCGGTGAGCCGGTTGACGCGCGCCGGCGTGGCCTGCTGCTGGGCCGAGGGCAGGCGGGTGGCGAACTTGTCCAGCAGGCGCCGGGTCACGCTCGGCGCCACGATCGCGTCTCCGGCCGCCACGACCCGGATCGCCTGCACCAGCTCGTCGGGCGGGACGTCCTTGAGCAGGAAGCCGCTCGCGCCCGCCCGCAGGGCCTCCACGATGTACTCGTCCAGGTCGAAGGTGGTCAGCACCAGGACGCGGGGCACGTGGGCGCCGGGGGCGGCGTCGCGCACGATGCGCCGGGTCGCGTCGATGCCGTCCACGCCCGGCATGCGGATGTCCATCAGCACCACGTCGGGCAGCAGCGCCCGCGACTGGTCCTGGGCGGTGGCCCCGTTGCCGGCCTCGCCCACCACCGTGATGTCCGGCTCGGCCTCCAGGATCAGGCGGAAGCCCGTGCGCAGAAGGGGCTGGTCGTCGACCAGCAGCACGCGGATCGTCATGTGTCAGTCCTTGAGGGGGAATCGGGCCCGTACCTCGAATCCGCCCCCCTGTCGTGGGCCGATCCGCAGAACTCCACCATAAAGGGCGACGCGCTCGCGTATGCCGACCAATCCGTGCCCGGGACGGTCGCCCGGGCCGCGCTGCGGGGTCTCCACGCCGCCGTGCCCGTCGTCCTCGACGTGGACCAGGAGCTCCCCCTCCTCGTGCCGCACGGTGACCCACGCCCGGGCCGCCGGGCCCGCGTGGCGCAGGCTGTTGGTCAGGGCCTCCTGGACGAGGCGGTAGGCGGCCAGGTCGATGCCGGGGGGGATCACCGGCCGTTCGCCCTCGATCCAGAGCTGGGCGCGCAGCCCGGCCTCGCGCATCTGGTCCACCAGGCCGGGCAGGTCCACCATGCCCGGCTGCGGGGCCAGCTCGCCGCTCTCGCCGTCGGTGCGCAGCACGCCGACGATGCCGCGCATCTCGCGCATCGCGGTCCTGCCCAGCTCCTCGATGGCCACCAGCGCCTCCCTGGCGGCCTCCGGGCGGGTCTCCAGCACCTTGCGGGCCGCGGCGGCCTGGACGGTCATCACGCTCACGTGGTGGGCCACCACGTCGTGCAGCTCGCGGGCGATGCGCGAGCGCTCCTCGGCGCGCGCGGCCCGGGTGTCGGCCTCCCTGGCCCGCTCCAGGCGCTCGGCGCGGTCGACCAGCTCGGCGAAGTAGGCGCGGCGCAGCCGCACGGACCTGCCGCCCACCCAGACCGTCATCGTCACCACCACGACGATCGTGTGCTGCGTCCACCCGCCGGCGTCGAAGGCGATCACGGCGCTCACGGCGTAGCCGGCGAGCGTGACGGCCGCCGCGACCATGCTGAGGGCCAGCCCGCGGTAGGCGGCGACGGTGTAGAGCAGGATCAGCGTGACCAGGCCGACGAGCCCGCCCTCGTACCGCAGCACCGCCAGCGCGATCTGGGGGAGCTGGGCCAGGCACAGCAGGACGAACGGCCACCGCCTGCGCAGCGCCGTCAGCAGGCAGGTGCCGATGACCAGGACGGCGGCGGCGACGTTGAAGGTGTACGCCGGGGGCCGCCCCGAAGCGGAGTCCTGGCCGGAGGCCAGCCCGGCGAAGGCGAGCGAGACCGCCGCCAGCAGGACCGCGAGGACCGAGTCGCCGAAAAGGGGATGGCTTCTGAGCCAGGCTCGCGGACTTGCGGGGGTGGTGCGCACCCTCTCAATTTAGGACGACTTCCCGGCAGGCCACCCCTCTGAGGTCGGATATCCCCCTCATCCCGCGGAAGGATCCGCCGGGGACCCTCGCGGCCGGCGCGAGGTCTTCCCCACGGGTCTCAGCGGACGTGGCGGCCTGGGTGGTCTCGGCCGTCGTGACTCCGCGCGTTCTCGGCGCTCTGCGCGGGTGCGGCGGGCAGGCAGAGCAGGAAGGCGACGCCGGAGCCCCCGGAGTCCTCGTTCTTCCCTTCGCCGGGCCGGCCGCGCACCCACAGCGTCCCCTCGTGGGCGAGGGCACGGGCCAGGGCCAGCGCGAGACCGGCGCCCTCGCTCTGCGGCAGCCCGGCGGCGTCCAGCCGGGCGAACCGCCGGAACGGGCCCCGCGGGTCCGGCCCGCCGCCGACGGTCAGCCGGGCGGTGACGCCGTCGCGGGACGCCTCGACGCGGACGACGCCGTCGTGGCGCGCCGCGAGGTCCAGCAGGATGCCGACGACCTGCGCGAGCCGGGGGCGCACGGCGTCCACCAGGATCCCCGCCGTGCCCGACACCCGCACCCCGGCTCGGCGGGCGGCCTGCTCCCCGGCCAGCGTGAGCAGGTCGGTGGGTTCGGGGGCGGCCGGCTCGCCGGGGCGGGGGTCGTCGAGCGCGGCCAGGTCGCTGATGATCGCCTCCAGGCGGTCCACGCCGGCCAGCGCGCGGGCGGCGAGGTCGCCCGGGTCGGTCTCGCCGGGGTGCAGCCGCGCCTCCTCCAGTTCGGCGCGGATCGCGGCCACCGACGTCCGCAGCGCATGCGCGACGTCGGCGTCGAACCGGTGCCCCTCCTCGGCCGCCGCCCTGGGCCCCTTCTCGGCCGCCGCCTCGGCGGCGGGGACGGGCCACCGGGCGGAGGCACGCCGTCCGAAAGGCCCGCCCGCCGCCGCGGGCCGCATGTCCTCCGCCGCGCAGGGGCACCCCCACGGCGTGGTCACGGACATGTTTCCGGGCACGGCTCCCGGCGCGCGGAGCGGCCGCGCGTGGGCGGGGTCGCACCGCCCGCGCGTGCGGGTGATCTGCTCCATCAGGGCCTCGCCTCCTGGTCGCCGGCGGCCGGCGCCGTCGCGCCCGGCCGGTCCCTCTTTCAGGGAAACACGGGAGAACGAGGCTGGAGCGGCCCCCAACTGGCCCCTGCTGGACAGGGACCACCAGGGCCACCCTCCAGCCTTGACAAAAGGGACATACTGGGCATATGGCCTCCGTGGAAAGGGAGGAAGGCGCGCTCGGCGGGTTCCTGCGGTCCCGCCGCGCCCGGCTCTGCCCCAAGGATGTCGGCATCGACGCCGACCCGGGCAGGCGCCGGGTCCCCGGCCTGCGCCGCGAGGAGCTAGCCCGCCTCGCCGGCGTCAGCGTCGAGTACTACACCCGCCTGGAACAGGGCCGCAGCCGCAACGCCTCCCACGAGGTGCTCGACGCGATCGCGGACGCGCTGCGCCTCGGCGAGACCGAGCGCGCGTACATGCGTCACCTGTCCTGCCCGGCGCGCGCCCGGCGCCCCGGACGCCCGGCCCCGCCGCAGCGGGTGCCCCCCACCGCCGTCAGGCTCCTGGAGGTGCTGGAGGCCGCCGGTGCTCCTGCCACCGTCATGGGCCGCCGCACCGACATCCTGGCCGCCAACCGGCTCACCCGGGCACTGATCGCCGACTTCGACCGCGTCCCGGCCCGCGACCGCAACGTGGCCAGGTTCGTCTTCCTGGACCCGCGTGCCCCCGGCCTGTACGGCGACTGGTGGGGCGTGGCCCGGCACGTCGCCGCGCTCCTGCACTTCGACGCCGGACGCCACCCGGAGGACCCGCTGACGCGGGCGCTGGTCCGCGAGCTGCTGGACAGGAGCGAGGACTTCCGCCGGGCGTGGGCCGCCCACGACGTCCACGAGCGGGTGTGCGGCGTCATGAGCTACCGCAATCGGATCGTGGGCGACATCCAGCTCACCTACCAGGCGCTCTCGCTGCCCGAGGACCCCGACCAGCGCATCTTCGTCTACACCGCCGAGCCGGGCTCCCCCTCCGAGGCGGCCATGCGCGCGCTCGCCAAGTGGGTGGAGGACGGCGGGCTCACCGGCGGCGCCCCGGACTGACGCGGCGCGGGCTCACGGCCCGCCGGTCGCCGAGCGGTACGGGGCTCAGAGCTCGCCGGGGAGCGGCGCGGCGTTCACAGCTCGTCGGTCGCCGAGCGGCGCGAACCCCGGATCGTGTCGCCGGGACGGCGATCCGGCACTGGCGGGGGAGTGCCGCCCCACTCCGGGCAGAGGGCCTGGTAATCACACCAGTCGCAGAGCCGGCTGCGCCGCGCGCGCCACTCGCGGGTGGTGAGCGCGCGCTCGATGGCCTCCCACAGGGCCTGCACCTTGCGCTCGGTGGCCAGCAGGTCGGCCTCGTCGGGCGCGTAGCGCAGCACCTCGCCGTTGCCGAGGTACATGAGCTGGAGCACGCGGGGCACCGTGCCGCGCAGCCGCCACAGCACCAGCGCGTAGAACTTCATCTGGAACAGGGCCTTGGCCTCGAAGTCGGGGCCGGGCGCGCTGCCGGTCTTGTAGTCGACGACGCGCAGGTCGCCGGTGGGGGCGACGTCGAGCCTGTCGATGTAGCCGCGCAGCATGAGCCCGCTGTCGAGCACGGCCTCCACGTACAGCTCCCGCTGGGCCGGCTCCAGCAGCCGTGGGTCCTCCAGGGCGAAGTAGCGCTCCAGCATCTGGCGGGCCTGCGCCAGCCACCGGTCGCGCTCGGCCTCGTCGCCGAACAGCGCCGAATACTCAGGGGTCCGGCCGAGCAGGCGCGCCCACTGCGGGTCCAGCAGGGCCTGCGCCGCGGCGACCGTGCGCTCGGCCGCCGGCAGGTCGTACAGGCGTTCCAGCACGGCGTGCACGAGCGTGCCGCGCACGGCGGCGGGGGAGGGCCGCTCGGGGAGCTGGTCGATCACCCGGAAGCGGTAGAGCAGCGGACATGTCATGAAGTCGCCCGCCCGCGAGGGAGACAGGCTGCCGATGACCGCGGGCGGCTCCGTGATGCTCATGGAGGGAACTGTAGGTCAGCCCGCCGACACTTCGGGCGCGGGCGGCCCACATGATCGGCCTACGGCCTCCGGGAGGCGCGTAGCATCAAGGCACAAGGAGGGAAGACGACGAACATGAGCACCCAGACCCCGCAACGGCCCGAGTCGCCGGGGCTGCGCATGGGGCGCCCCTTCGGCATCCCCGTCTACGTCTCGCCGACCTGGCTGATCGTCGCGGCGTTCATCACTTACACTTTCCAGCCCCAGGTCGCCGACGGCCTGCCCGGCAGGGGCGCCGTCGTCACCTACCTCGTGGCCTTCGTGTTCGCCGTCTTCCTGTACCTCTCGGTGCTGCTGCACGAGCTGGCGCACTGCGTCGTGGCCCGCTACTTCGGCCTGCCGGTGCGCCGCATCACGCTCTACCTGCTCGGCGGCGTCTCCGAGATCGAGCGCGAACCCGAGACCCCGACGCGCGAGTTCCTGGTCGCCTTCGCCGGCCCGCTGCTGTCCCTCGGGCTGGCCGGGGTGGGCTTCGTCGTGAGCGAGTTCATCCCCCAGGGCACCATCCCCCACGTCCTGGTGTTCCAGCTCTGGGTCTCCAACCTGATCGTCGGCGTCTTCAACCTGCTGCCCGGCCTCCCGCTGGACGGCGGCCGCATGCTCCGCGCCGGTGTGTGGAAGATCACTCGCAACTCGGGCACGGGCACCATCGCCGCCGCCTGGTTCGGCCGGGCCCTCGCCGTGGCGCTGGTCGCGGTGCCGGTGCTGTCCTCGCTGGTGACCGGTCAGGAGCCCCCGGGCCTGTGGCTGATGCTCTGGTCGGTGCTGCTGGCCTCGTTCATCTGGATCGGCGCATCCCAGGCGCTGCGCGTGGCCAAGGTCCGCGCCCGCCTGCCGCGGGTCCAGGCCCGCGCGCTGGCCCGCCGGGCGATCGCGGTCACCGCCGAGGTGCCGCTGGCCGAGGCCATGCGCAGGGCCACTCAGGCCGAGGCCGGGGCCATGGTCGTCGTCGACCACGACGGGCACCCGATCGCCATCGTCAACGAGTCGGCGGTCGCGGCCACGCCCGAGCAGCGCCGCCCCTGGGTGACGGTCGGCTCGCTGGCGCGCAGCCTGGAGCCCTCGCTGGTGCTGCCGGCCGACCTGGCGGGGGAGTCCCTGCTCGACGCCATGCGCGGCGCGCCCTCCGGCGAGTACCTGCTGGTGGAGCGCGGCGGCGACGTCTACGGCGTGCTGGTGACCGCCGACGTGAACCGCGTCTTCTCCGGCGTCTGACCTGACACCCGACCCGCGGCCGGCCGGTTTGGTTCGCCGCCCCAGGTGCAGGAAGGAATTCTGCGGTGGTTTTTGCTACGGTCCGGTGCCATTGGATATGTGTTCTGCCTCGTCCCGCCCGTCGCGCCCCGGACGCACGCTCGTCCCGGCGACGGCCGGCGGCCGACGGTCTGACGCGGGTGCCGTTCGTCCGGTCGTGAAGTCCGGGGAGGAGAGTTTCTGTGACGGAGCAAGGCGTGGGGGTGGTGCGTCCGCTCCCCGGCGACGGGCTGATCGCCCACATGGGCGGCCTGCTGCTGGTGTGCGACGCGGCCGACGCCGTCGCCGAGGAGCTGGTGACGGCGCTGCGGGACACCGCGGCGGCGGGAGGTGACGGCCGCGCGCTCGCCCGGCGCGTCGCCCAGGTCCTCGCGCGCGCGATGACGGCCGAGCCGGTCGCCTGCGCGGTCGCCGGGCGCGCGGGCGGCGGCATCGCGGTGCTGGTCAGCGGCGACGCCCAGGCGTCCATCACCGGGCCGGGCACCGACGTCCGCCTGGACGGCAAGGACGCCCTCACCTGGACCGACCGCCTGGTCACCACGCAGGTGAGCACGGTGGAACTGCGGCTGCCGGGCGCGGGCCGCCCGATCAGGCAGGCCCGGCTGGACGCCGGCGTGGTCCCCGGCGGCGGCCTGGTCTCCGACCTCGCCGAGGCGGACGGCGGGCTTCCCGCGCCGCGCCCCGAGCCCTCGTCCCGCCCGGCGGCCCACGACCCGCTCCCCGCCGCCGAGCCCGCGCGTCCCGAGCCGGCGCCCGCCGCGTTCGGCGTCGAGGCGCCGCCGCCGATCTCCTCCCCGCCCGCCGTGAGCGCGCCCCCGCCGCCCGCCGACGTGCCCGGCCCGCTCCGCGAGTACGAGCAGCCGTCCGTCCCCGCAGGCCCCGAGCCGGCCCGGCAGGCCCCCGGCGGCGGCCATACCGGAGCGCAGGAGTTCGACCCGTTCCCTCCCGCCGGTCCTCCCGCGGGCGAGCCCGACCACGCCTCAGGGCCGCTCCTGGAGCCCACCGAGATGGGGCCCACGCCCGAGCCGCCGAGCCGTCCCATGGTGTACGGGGTGGACTGCCAGAACGACCACTTCAACGACCCGCGGGTGCCCTACTGCGCGGTGTGCGGGGTGGCCCTGGTGCAGCGCAACCTCGTGCCCTACAAGGGGGAGCGGCCCTCGCTCGGGGTGCTCGCCCTCGACGACGGCATGACGCTGGCCCTCGACGCCGACCACCTGCTCGGCCGCGACCCCGAGCGCGCGCCCGAGGTCACCTCCGGCGAGGCGCGCCCGGCCCGGGTGACCAGCCCCGACGGCTCGGTCTCCCGCCGCCACCTGCGGGTGCGGCTGGACGGCTGGGACGTCAACCTGGTGGATCTCGGGTCGGTCAACGGCACCCAGGTGCAGCCGCCGGGGGACCCGAACTTCTACGACATCCCGCCGAACGAGCCGGTGCCGATCCTGCCGGGCACGACCGTGCGCATCGGCGTCTCGCGCACCATGCGCTACGACGGGCACCGGCAGGGCTGACCCGCCGTGCCTCCCCGCCCCGGGCGCCTACCGGCCGGCCGGCGGGGAGGCGCCGCGCGGTCCCTGGGCGGCGCGGCCGATCACGGCCGCCAGTTCCTCCTCGGTGAGCACGCGCGGCTCGCCGATCGCCTTGGCCTGTACGTAGACCGCGCACAGCCACTCCAGCAGCCGCGCACCCTCCAGGGCGCGGTGGAGGTCGGCGCCGACGGCCACGGCCCCGTGGTTCTGCATCAGGGCCGCCTGCCTGCCCTCCAGCGCCGCGCGGACGTGGGCGGCCAGCTCGGGGGTGCCGTAGGTCGCGTAGGGGGCCACGCGGACGGTGCCGCCGAGCAGCAGGGTGTTGTAGTGGATCGGCGGCAGCTCGCGCAGCGTCGTGGAGACCACCACCGCGTAGGTGGAGTGGGTGTGCACGATCGCCGCCGTGCCCGTGCTCTCGTAGATCGCCAGGTGCATGGGCACCTCGGAGGACGGGTCGCGCGCCCCCTCCACCACCTCGCCGGACAGGTCGAGCACCGGGCAGTCCCCGGGCGTGAGCGCGTCCAGGGCCACCCCGCCGGGCGTGACCGCGACCAGGTCGCCGCGCCGCACGCTGACGTTGCCGGAGGTGCCGAGCACCAGGCCGTCCCCGACCATGCGCCGGCCGGTCTCGCACAGCAGCGCGCGCTCCTCCGCCAGCCTCACGACGCCCCGCCGAGGCGGTCCAGCTCGGCGCTCATCAGCCGCCGCAGGGTCTCGGGGGAGAGGCGGTCGGGGTAGAGGAGCCGGTGGAGGCTGAGCCCGTCCACCAGCGCGAGCAGCCGCTCGGCGGCGTCGTCCAGATCCTGTCCCGGGGCGATCTCCCCGGCCCCGGCGGCGGCGTCGAGCAGGGCGCGCACCAGGTGGCGCAGCTCGGCGGCCTCCTCGCGCTGGACCTCCCGCAGCGTCCCCTCGGTCAGGCTCCTGCTCCAGAAGCCGACCTCCAGCGCGGTCTCGCGGGCCCGCTCCTCGTCCAGCGGCAGGTTGTCCAGCAGCAGCTCGCGCAGGGCCGCCATGCCGGTGAGCCCGGCCAGCTTGGCGCGCAGCCGCTCCACGATGCGGCGGTGCGAGGAGCGCAGCGCCGACAGCAGGATGTCGTCCTTGTCGGCGAAGTAGTGGGTGAGCACGCCGTTGGAGTAGCCCGCCTCCTTGGCGATGGCGCGGGTGGTGGCCGCGTCGATCCCCTCGCGCAGGATGACCCGGCGGGCGGCGTCCACCACCTCCTCGCGGCGCGCGTCGTGATCGACGATCTTCGGCATCCTCTTCTCCTCGATCCGGCTTGACATTTTAGTCGGACGCCCGTCTATCATCCCGGAATCCGCATCCAAGAAGGTACCGACATGACCGTCCTCACGCTCGGTGTCCACATCGTCGACGTGCTCGCCAGACCCGTGGAGTCCATCCCGCGCGGGCAGGACACCCACCTGCTGGATCAGATCCGCGTCACCGCCGCCGGGGCCGCGGCGGGCACGGCGGTCGCCCTGGCCGAGCTCGGCGTGCCGGTCGCCTCGGCGGGCGCGGTCGGCGGGGACGACCTCGGCGACCTGCTCCTGATGATCATGTCGAGGCACGGCGTCGACGTGGGCGGCGTGGTCCGCAAGCCGGGGGAGCAGACCGCCGCCTCGATCCTGCCGATCCGCCCGGACGGAGGCCGCCCCTCCTTCCACGTCCCCGGCGCCAACCTCGCCTACTCCCTGGCCGACCTGGACCCCGGCGCGCTCGCCCGCGCCCGGGTGATCCACCTCGGCGGCGTGGACGTGACCTTCGGCCTGCAGGACCCCGCGTTCCTCGCGCTGCTCGCCTCCGCCCGCGAGGCCGGCGCGGTGGTCACCATGGACCTGCTGTCCAACATGCCCGATCTCATGCCCGGCGCCCGCGCCTTCCTGCCGTACGTCGACTACTTCCTGCCCAACGAGGAGCAGGCGCTGCTGATCAGCGGCGCCTCCGGCGTGGAGGAGGCCGCCCGGCTGCTGCTGGACGACGGCCCCGCCGGGGTGCTGGTCACGCGCGGCGCCGAGGGCAGCCTGGTCGCCACCTTCGACGGCCTCGTGCGCGTGCCCGCCCTCCCCGTGCCCGTCGTGGACACCACCGGCTGCGGCGACGCCTACTGCGCGGGCTTCATCGCCGGCCTGCTGGAGGGCCGGGACGTCACCGCCGCCGCCCATCTCGGCGCCGCCGTGGCCGCCCGCGTCGCCGGAGGGCTCGGCTCGGACGCCGGGCTGGACGGGGTGACGGTCCGCGACCTCACCGAGCGCGTCCTTCCCGGTATCGAAGGGATCTGACATGTCACACACCACCTCCGGACGGGACGCGTCCCTGCGCGAGCGGGCAGCCAAGGTCGTCCCCGGCGGCATGTACGGCCACCTCAACGCCGCGATCTTCACCACGGCCTACCCGCAGTTCTTCGCCAGGGGCGAGGGCTGCCGCCAGTGGGACGCCGACGGGCGCGAGTACGTCGACCTCATGTGCAGCTGGGGCCCGGTGATCCTCGGCCACCGGCACCCGGCCGTCGAGGAGGCCGCCGCCGCCCAGCGCGCCCAGGGCGACTGCCTCAACGGGCCGGGCCCGGTCATGGTCGAGCTGGCCGAGCTCATGGTGGACACCATCCCCTCGGCCGACTGGGTCATGTTCTCCAAGAACGGCACCGACGCCACCACCCAGGCCCTCATGGTCGCCCGCGCCGCCACCGGCCGCGACAAGGTGCTCGTCGCGCACGGCGCCTACCACGGCGCCGACCCCTGGTGCACGCCGAGCACGGCGGGCACCACCGCCGCCGAGCGCGCCGACCTCGTCGAGTACCCCTACAACGACCTGGCGGGCGCCGAGGCCGCCGCCGGGTACGCCGACGGCGAGGTGGCCGCCATCATCGCCACCCCGTTCAAGCACGACTCCTTCGAGGATCAGGAGCCCGTGGACCCCGCCTTCGCCCGCGGCCTGCGCGCCCTCGCCGACCGGATCGGCGCCGCCCTGGTCCTCGACGACGTCCGCGCCGGGTTCCGGCTGGACCCGCGCGGCTCCTGGGAGCCGCTCGGCGTGCGCCCCGACCTGACGGCCTGGAGCAAGGCCATGGGCAACGGGTACGCCATCGCCGCCGTCACCGGCGCCGACGCCCTGCGCGGCGCCGCCCAGACGCTCTACTCCACCGGCTCGTTCTGGTTCTCGGCGGTGCCGATGGCCGCCGCCAAGGCGACGATCGAGACACTCCGCGACATCGGCGGCGTCGCGCTCATGGAACGCGCGGGCGCCCGCCTGCGCGAGGGCCTGGCCGCGCAGGCGGCTTCGCACGGCTTCACGGTGCGCCAGACCGGCCCTGTGCAGATCCCCTGGCTGTCCTTCGAGGGCGACGCGACCCTGGAGAAGGGGATGCACTGGGCCTCCGCCTGCCTGGAGGAGGGCGTCTACCTGCACCCGTGGCACAACTGGTTCCTGTCGGCCGCGCACACCGACGCCGACATCGACCGCGCCCTGGCCGGCACCGACGCCGCCTTCGCCAAGCTGCGGGCGAGGTACGGCGCCGACTGAGCGCCCCCGGGCCCGCTCGGGCCCGTGGCGTCAGCCGCGCAGCCGCACCCACTGGACGTCGTCGTGGCGTCCGCCGCCGGGGGCGGGCAGCA containing:
- a CDS encoding sensor histidine kinase, translating into MRTTPASPRAWLRSHPLFGDSVLAVLLAAVSLAFAGLASGQDSASGRPPAYTFNVAAAVLVIGTCLLTALRRRWPFVLLCLAQLPQIALAVLRYEGGLVGLVTLILLYTVAAYRGLALSMVAAAVTLAGYAVSAVIAFDAGGWTQHTIVVVVTMTVWVGGRSVRLRRAYFAELVDRAERLERAREADTRAARAEERSRIARELHDVVAHHVSVMTVQAAAARKVLETRPEAAREALVAIEELGRTAMREMRGIVGVLRTDGESGELAPQPGMVDLPGLVDQMREAGLRAQLWIEGERPVIPPGIDLAAYRLVQEALTNSLRHAGPAARAWVTVRHEEGELLVHVEDDGHGGVETPQRGPGDRPGHGLVGIRERVALYGGVLRIGPRQGGGFEVRARFPLKD
- a CDS encoding FHA domain-containing protein yields the protein MTEQGVGVVRPLPGDGLIAHMGGLLLVCDAADAVAEELVTALRDTAAAGGDGRALARRVAQVLARAMTAEPVACAVAGRAGGGIAVLVSGDAQASITGPGTDVRLDGKDALTWTDRLVTTQVSTVELRLPGAGRPIRQARLDAGVVPGGGLVSDLAEADGGLPAPRPEPSSRPAAHDPLPAAEPARPEPAPAAFGVEAPPPISSPPAVSAPPPPADVPGPLREYEQPSVPAGPEPARQAPGGGHTGAQEFDPFPPAGPPAGEPDHASGPLLEPTEMGPTPEPPSRPMVYGVDCQNDHFNDPRVPYCAVCGVALVQRNLVPYKGERPSLGVLALDDGMTLALDADHLLGRDPERAPEVTSGEARPARVTSPDGSVSRRHLRVRLDGWDVNLVDLGSVNGTQVQPPGDPNFYDIPPNEPVPILPGTTVRIGVSRTMRYDGHRQG
- a CDS encoding class II aldolase/adducin family protein; translated protein: MRLAEERALLCETGRRMVGDGLVLGTSGNVSVRRGDLVAVTPGGVALDALTPGDCPVLDLSGEVVEGARDPSSEVPMHLAIYESTGTAAIVHTHSTYAVVVSTTLRELPPIHYNTLLLGGTVRVAPYATYGTPELAAHVRAALEGRQAALMQNHGAVAVGADLHRALEGARLLEWLCAVYVQAKAIGEPRVLTEEELAAVIGRAAQGPRGASPPAGR
- a CDS encoding RecB family exonuclease: MSITEPPAVIGSLSPSRAGDFMTCPLLYRFRVIDQLPERPSPAAVRGTLVHAVLERLYDLPAAERTVAAAQALLDPQWARLLGRTPEYSALFGDEAERDRWLAQARQMLERYFALEDPRLLEPAQRELYVEAVLDSGLMLRGYIDRLDVAPTGDLRVVDYKTGSAPGPDFEAKALFQMKFYALVLWRLRGTVPRVLQLMYLGNGEVLRYAPDEADLLATERKVQALWEAIERALTTREWRARRSRLCDWCDYQALCPEWGGTPPPVPDRRPGDTIRGSRRSATDEL
- a CDS encoding TetR/AcrR family transcriptional regulator; this translates as MPKIVDHDARREEVVDAARRVILREGIDAATTRAIAKEAGYSNGVLTHYFADKDDILLSALRSSHRRIVERLRAKLAGLTGMAALRELLLDNLPLDEERARETALEVGFWSRSLTEGTLREVQREEAAELRHLVRALLDAAAGAGEIAPGQDLDDAAERLLALVDGLSLHRLLYPDRLSPETLRRLMSAELDRLGGAS
- a CDS encoding HAMP domain-containing sensor histidine kinase, with protein sequence MEQITRTRGRCDPAHARPLRAPGAVPGNMSVTTPWGCPCAAEDMRPAAAGGPFGRRASARWPVPAAEAAAEKGPRAAAEEGHRFDADVAHALRTSVAAIRAELEEARLHPGETDPGDLAARALAGVDRLEAIISDLAALDDPRPGEPAAPEPTDLLTLAGEQAARRAGVRVSGTAGILVDAVRPRLAQVVGILLDLAARHDGVVRVEASRDGVTARLTVGGGPDPRGPFRRFARLDAAGLPQSEGAGLALALARALAHEGTLWVRGRPGEGKNEDSGGSGVAFLLCLPAAPAQSAENARSHDGRDHPGRHVR
- a CDS encoding response regulator, yielding MTIRVLLVDDQPLLRTGFRLILEAEPDITVVGEAGNGATAQDQSRALLPDVVLMDIRMPGVDGIDATRRIVRDAAPGAHVPRVLVLTTFDLDEYIVEALRAGASGFLLKDVPPDELVQAIRVVAAGDAIVAPSVTRRLLDKFATRLPSAQQQATPARVNRLTERELEVLRLIARGMSNAEIAAELVVSETTVKTHVGNVLTKLALRDRVQAVVLAYETGLITPGTIP
- a CDS encoding site-2 protease family protein codes for the protein MSTQTPQRPESPGLRMGRPFGIPVYVSPTWLIVAAFITYTFQPQVADGLPGRGAVVTYLVAFVFAVFLYLSVLLHELAHCVVARYFGLPVRRITLYLLGGVSEIEREPETPTREFLVAFAGPLLSLGLAGVGFVVSEFIPQGTIPHVLVFQLWVSNLIVGVFNLLPGLPLDGGRMLRAGVWKITRNSGTGTIAAAWFGRALAVALVAVPVLSSLVTGQEPPGLWLMLWSVLLASFIWIGASQALRVAKVRARLPRVQARALARRAIAVTAEVPLAEAMRRATQAEAGAMVVVDHDGHPIAIVNESAVAATPEQRRPWVTVGSLARSLEPSLVLPADLAGESLLDAMRGAPSGEYLLVERGGDVYGVLVTADVNRVFSGV
- a CDS encoding carbohydrate kinase family protein, whose translation is MTVLTLGVHIVDVLARPVESIPRGQDTHLLDQIRVTAAGAAAGTAVALAELGVPVASAGAVGGDDLGDLLLMIMSRHGVDVGGVVRKPGEQTAASILPIRPDGGRPSFHVPGANLAYSLADLDPGALARARVIHLGGVDVTFGLQDPAFLALLASAREAGAVVTMDLLSNMPDLMPGARAFLPYVDYFLPNEEQALLISGASGVEEAARLLLDDGPAGVLVTRGAEGSLVATFDGLVRVPALPVPVVDTTGCGDAYCAGFIAGLLEGRDVTAAAHLGAAVAARVAGGLGSDAGLDGVTVRDLTERVLPGIEGI
- a CDS encoding helix-turn-helix domain-containing protein yields the protein MASVEREEGALGGFLRSRRARLCPKDVGIDADPGRRRVPGLRREELARLAGVSVEYYTRLEQGRSRNASHEVLDAIADALRLGETERAYMRHLSCPARARRPGRPAPPQRVPPTAVRLLEVLEAAGAPATVMGRRTDILAANRLTRALIADFDRVPARDRNVARFVFLDPRAPGLYGDWWGVARHVAALLHFDAGRHPEDPLTRALVRELLDRSEDFRRAWAAHDVHERVCGVMSYRNRIVGDIQLTYQALSLPEDPDQRIFVYTAEPGSPSEAAMRALAKWVEDGGLTGGAPD
- a CDS encoding aminotransferase class III-fold pyridoxal phosphate-dependent enzyme; translated protein: MSHTTSGRDASLRERAAKVVPGGMYGHLNAAIFTTAYPQFFARGEGCRQWDADGREYVDLMCSWGPVILGHRHPAVEEAAAAQRAQGDCLNGPGPVMVELAELMVDTIPSADWVMFSKNGTDATTQALMVARAATGRDKVLVAHGAYHGADPWCTPSTAGTTAAERADLVEYPYNDLAGAEAAAGYADGEVAAIIATPFKHDSFEDQEPVDPAFARGLRALADRIGAALVLDDVRAGFRLDPRGSWEPLGVRPDLTAWSKAMGNGYAIAAVTGADALRGAAQTLYSTGSFWFSAVPMAAAKATIETLRDIGGVALMERAGARLREGLAAQAASHGFTVRQTGPVQIPWLSFEGDATLEKGMHWASACLEEGVYLHPWHNWFLSAAHTDADIDRALAGTDAAFAKLRARYGAD